From one Micromonospora siamensis genomic stretch:
- a CDS encoding GDSL-type esterase/lipase family protein: MNSTWITTPITADLLRGALDVEHTARGVLPHRLPAWARGQNTDGQVAMVEAQPAGVRLALRTRATMVEVDTLPTRWTYIGLPSRPDGVYDLLVDGHLTDQATVTGGDTVSIDMASGTTERRSGPPGTVRFTGLPDRVKDLEIWLPHHETTELVALRTDAPVTPMPDRGRRVWLHHGSSISQGSNATSPTATWPVAAASRGGVDLVNLGFGGSALLDPFTARTMRDTPADLISVKIGINLVNADVMRLRAFTPAVHGFLDTIREGHPHAPLLVVSPIYCPIHEDTPGPGTFDLAALATGQVRFRATGDPAERASGKLTLRVIRDELARITAQRAADDPNLHHLDGLDLYGAADFAELPLPDQLHPDTATHRRIAERFARRVFGAGGPFAGPTS, translated from the coding sequence ATGAACTCCACCTGGATCACCACTCCGATCACCGCCGACCTCCTGCGCGGCGCGCTCGACGTCGAGCACACCGCGCGCGGTGTGCTGCCGCACCGGCTGCCGGCCTGGGCCCGTGGCCAGAACACCGACGGCCAGGTCGCCATGGTGGAGGCCCAGCCCGCCGGCGTACGGCTAGCCCTGCGGACCCGCGCCACCATGGTCGAGGTGGACACGCTGCCCACCCGGTGGACCTACATCGGCCTGCCGTCGCGCCCGGACGGCGTGTACGACCTACTCGTCGACGGTCACCTGACCGACCAGGCCACCGTCACCGGTGGCGACACGGTGAGCATCGACATGGCCAGCGGGACCACGGAGCGTCGGTCCGGTCCGCCCGGCACCGTCCGCTTCACCGGCCTGCCCGACCGGGTGAAGGATCTGGAGATCTGGCTGCCGCACCACGAGACCACCGAACTGGTCGCCCTGCGTACCGACGCCCCCGTCACGCCCATGCCCGACCGGGGTCGTCGGGTCTGGTTGCACCACGGCAGCTCCATCAGTCAGGGCTCCAACGCCACCAGTCCCACCGCCACCTGGCCGGTTGCCGCCGCGTCCCGTGGCGGTGTGGACCTGGTGAACCTCGGCTTCGGCGGGAGCGCGCTGCTCGACCCGTTCACCGCCCGTACGATGCGGGACACCCCGGCCGACCTGATCAGCGTGAAGATCGGCATCAACCTGGTCAACGCCGACGTGATGCGGCTGCGTGCCTTCACCCCGGCCGTACACGGATTCCTCGACACCATCCGCGAGGGCCATCCGCACGCTCCGCTGCTGGTCGTCTCCCCGATCTACTGCCCGATTCACGAGGACACCCCCGGCCCGGGCACGTTCGACCTCGCCGCCCTCGCCACTGGACAGGTGCGGTTCCGGGCCACCGGCGACCCGGCCGAGCGGGCCAGCGGCAAGCTCACCCTCAGGGTCATCCGCGACGAGTTGGCGCGGATCACCGCCCAGCGGGCGGCGGACGACCCGAACCTGCACCACCTCGACGGTCTCGACCTCTACGGGGCGGCCGACTTCGCCGAGCTGCCGTTGCCCGACCAGCTCCACCCGGACACCGCCACCCACCGGCGCATCGCCGAACGCTTCGCGAGGCGGGTCTTCGGTGCCGGCGGCCCCTTCGCGGGACCCACATCCTGA
- a CDS encoding nuclear transport factor 2 family protein — MRLQDLVDQFAIQRVITEYAWFVDRRDWDALVETFADTVVVDYTAMSGGDAETLPGPEPVDRWRRELGVLDGTQHVVTGVIADVTGDTATATANVLAWLRRDNVPGGRLWHNGGTYEFELRRVGERWRISRLVARPIWIEGNIGVFAQRPE; from the coding sequence ATGCGTCTACAGGATCTGGTCGACCAGTTCGCCATCCAGCGGGTGATCACCGAGTACGCCTGGTTTGTGGACCGCCGTGACTGGGACGCTCTGGTGGAGACGTTCGCCGACACCGTGGTCGTCGACTACACCGCGATGAGCGGCGGCGACGCAGAGACTCTCCCCGGCCCCGAGCCGGTAGATCGGTGGCGACGGGAGCTTGGCGTGTTGGATGGCACACAGCATGTGGTCACCGGGGTGATCGCCGATGTGACGGGCGATACCGCCACGGCAACCGCGAACGTGCTGGCTTGGCTACGACGTGACAACGTGCCGGGCGGGCGGCTGTGGCACAACGGCGGCACGTACGAGTTCGAGTTGCGGCGCGTAGGCGAGCGGTGGCGAATCAGCAGGTTGGTAGCCCGACCCATCTGGATCGAGGGAAACATCGGTGTCTTCGCACAACGACCCGAGTAG
- a CDS encoding TetR/AcrR family transcriptional regulator: MARDDGSAGSRERILAAAAAMLAEDVTTRLSVRAVAARAGVSTGSLRFHFPTQRALQDAVLARIYDQIFPDDPIHDRSLPARDRLVSCLRQVLAPAGVGEQARAAWGAAYQTFIAPDQTAEVRAAYLAVEREGWRRVEYWLTVLAGEGALPREDHTRRVRFLLTVLQGLSIERALPAEDSILKSETETLYLAVDCVLNAPAL, from the coding sequence ATGGCACGAGACGATGGCAGTGCCGGCTCGCGGGAACGGATCCTCGCGGCTGCGGCGGCGATGCTCGCAGAGGATGTGACCACGCGGTTGAGCGTGCGCGCGGTCGCGGCGCGGGCCGGGGTGAGCACGGGCTCGCTCAGGTTCCACTTCCCGACCCAGCGGGCGTTGCAGGACGCCGTGCTCGCCAGGATCTACGACCAGATCTTCCCGGACGACCCGATCCACGACCGGTCGCTACCCGCCCGGGATCGACTGGTCAGCTGTCTGCGGCAGGTGCTAGCCCCCGCCGGAGTGGGGGAGCAGGCGCGTGCGGCGTGGGGCGCGGCGTACCAGACATTCATCGCCCCCGACCAGACCGCGGAGGTCCGCGCGGCGTATCTGGCCGTGGAGCGGGAAGGATGGCGCCGGGTCGAGTACTGGCTGACGGTTCTCGCTGGCGAAGGCGCGCTCCCCAGGGAGGACCACACCCGCCGGGTGAGATTCCTGCTCACCGTCCTGCAGGGGCTCTCCATCGAACGAGCCCTGCCCGCCGAGGACTCGATCCTGAAATCCGAAACCGAAACCCTCTACCTGGCCGTTGACTGCGTCCTCAACGCCCCGGCCCTGTGA
- a CDS encoding TetR/AcrR family transcriptional regulator, with protein sequence MSDQHQSRPGGRTARVRADVLRAVDDLTTEQPLAQLTLAQVAERSGVHLGTLYRRWGTLDGLLLDAVAERLTTGSPIRDTGNLHADLEDYAHRVAEDLSGPDGQLLLRTLVAVRLGTKAELPPALTRRFHEMQALLDRARARGENPPTLQQVVDIVVAPLYTALLFGTTPANPATLVDRLLKLHPDQ encoded by the coding sequence GTGAGTGACCAACACCAGTCCCGCCCCGGCGGACGCACCGCGCGAGTCCGCGCCGACGTCCTACGCGCAGTCGACGACCTGACCACCGAACAACCGCTGGCCCAACTCACCCTGGCCCAGGTGGCGGAGCGTTCGGGAGTGCACCTGGGCACCCTCTACCGGCGCTGGGGCACTCTCGACGGCCTACTACTCGACGCGGTCGCCGAACGCCTCACCACCGGCTCGCCGATACGCGACACCGGCAACCTCCACGCCGACCTGGAGGACTACGCCCACCGTGTCGCCGAAGACCTCTCCGGCCCAGATGGACAACTACTGCTGCGTACGCTGGTCGCCGTCCGTCTCGGGACCAAGGCGGAACTACCACCCGCCCTCACCCGACGGTTCCACGAAATGCAGGCACTACTCGATCGAGCTCGCGCACGCGGCGAGAATCCACCCACACTCCAACAGGTCGTCGACATCGTCGTGGCACCGCTGTACACAGCCCTACTGTTCGGCACCACACCAGCCAATCCAGCCACCCTCGTCGACCGCCTGCTGAAGCTTCACCCCGACCAATGA
- a CDS encoding DUF4291 domain-containing protein — protein sequence MSVPARQIRARYSSDTITVYQAYPPQIALPAVAAGHFVAPFKRDRMTWIKPSFLWMMYRCGWATKVGQERVLAVDITRQGFEWALARACLSHYDRALHGDRASWSRRLRTSPVRVQWDPERSLQLTALPYRSLQVGLSGEAVDRYVDDWIVAVTDITPMVHRVRQLLRDGDEAAAAAQLPVERGYPLPAEIAAGLDAGPVVTVGARSDR from the coding sequence GTGTCCGTTCCCGCCCGTCAGATCCGCGCCCGCTACTCGTCCGACACCATCACCGTCTACCAGGCGTATCCCCCGCAGATCGCCCTTCCTGCGGTGGCGGCGGGCCACTTTGTGGCCCCTTTCAAGCGGGACCGGATGACGTGGATCAAGCCATCCTTCCTGTGGATGATGTACCGCTGCGGCTGGGCCACCAAGGTGGGTCAGGAGCGCGTGCTGGCCGTCGACATCACGCGGCAAGGCTTCGAGTGGGCGCTGGCGCGCGCCTGCCTGAGCCACTACGACCGGGCCCTGCACGGCGACCGGGCGAGCTGGTCGCGGCGGCTGAGGACCAGCCCGGTACGGGTGCAGTGGGATCCGGAACGGTCACTACAGCTGACGGCACTGCCGTACCGCTCGCTGCAGGTCGGGCTGTCGGGCGAGGCGGTCGACCGGTACGTCGACGACTGGATCGTCGCCGTCACCGACATCACTCCCATGGTGCATCGCGTCCGGCAGCTTCTGCGGGACGGCGACGAAGCGGCGGCAGCAGCTCAGCTGCCTGTCGAACGCGGCTATCCGTTGCCGGCCGAGATCGCCGCCGGCCTCGACGCCGGCCCAGTCGTCACCGTGGGAGCGCGATCCGACCGGTAG
- a CDS encoding serine hydrolase, which translates to MSATAVVRNAQDLLDEAGLHGAFLVRDLDTGAEIGFDTETPYPAASLVKIPLAVAVLERVARGELDPATPVDVPPGRVTTPGPTGLSRFRHPARIAVDDLLYLSTCISDSVAADALFDLVPPAAVAAELRRLRVDGIAVRHRAGDLADTPAERLGPDEVHLAHSLAIGAATPGQGHPVAQLDVNRANAGSARAFVDLLHALWRPSTIHEAAATRVRALMGDNLHRQRLAPDFTSDASRWSSKTGTLLHLRHEVGVVEHADGQSYAVAALTASRVPAAAQPGSEATMAQVARSLHDHLRTGTMPWWG; encoded by the coding sequence ATGAGCGCCACCGCGGTCGTCCGCAACGCCCAGGACCTGCTCGACGAGGCGGGGCTGCACGGCGCCTTCCTGGTACGCGACCTCGACACCGGCGCGGAGATCGGCTTCGACACGGAGACCCCGTACCCGGCGGCGTCGCTGGTGAAGATCCCGCTAGCGGTCGCCGTGCTGGAGCGGGTCGCGCGCGGGGAACTGGACCCGGCGACGCCTGTCGACGTCCCGCCCGGCCGGGTCACCACACCGGGCCCGACCGGGCTGAGTCGCTTCCGCCACCCGGCGCGGATCGCCGTTGACGACCTGCTCTACCTGAGCACCTGCATCAGCGACAGCGTCGCCGCCGACGCCCTGTTCGACCTCGTTCCACCGGCCGCGGTCGCCGCCGAGCTGCGGCGACTGCGCGTCGACGGCATCGCGGTACGACACCGGGCGGGCGACCTCGCCGACACGCCGGCGGAACGTCTCGGCCCCGACGAGGTGCACCTGGCCCACTCCCTCGCCATCGGCGCGGCGACCCCTGGGCAGGGCCATCCGGTCGCCCAGCTCGACGTCAACCGGGCCAACGCCGGATCGGCGCGAGCCTTCGTCGACCTGCTGCACGCCCTCTGGCGACCCTCGACGATCCACGAGGCGGCCGCCACCCGGGTACGCGCCCTGATGGGCGACAACCTGCACCGGCAGCGGCTCGCCCCCGACTTCACCTCCGACGCCTCCCGCTGGTCGTCCAAGACCGGCACCCTGCTGCACCTGCGCCACGAGGTGGGCGTGGTGGAGCACGCCGACGGGCAGTCGTACGCGGTCGCCGCGCTGACCGCCTCCCGGGTGCCCGCCGCGGCCCAACCCGGCAGCGAGGCGACGATGGCGCAGGTCGCCCGGTCGCTGCACGACCATCTGCGCACGGGCACCATGCCCTGGTGGGGTTAG
- a CDS encoding LysR family transcriptional regulator — MDVVAACRAFVAVSGHGSFTSGAAAAGIPQSVASRRIAALEEHFGARLFDRSSRAVRLTPFGRDMLPSARRLVDLADAMADDAERARLRPLRVAVPEICPPPRLAALVVAARRQRIHLEVRPAGPQERERLCRTLEVGAGIVAVPEAAATWRVPLGLAARTPIPAPTVFLETLRSGRARTQARRRILIQPEDDVAHLRDPLTRAGQSAGLAPSQVTVAPSLVDAAAAALGSPDLLLCSRQQAEDFALHWRPLADPWLLRGYDVAAGVREDLDQLRSVLYADIAHCLGAADHPSPTEGSPPGSPSTGDPT, encoded by the coding sequence GTGGATGTGGTCGCCGCCTGCCGGGCCTTCGTCGCGGTCAGCGGTCACGGGAGCTTCACCTCCGGGGCCGCCGCCGCGGGCATCCCCCAGTCGGTCGCCAGCCGCCGCATCGCCGCCCTGGAGGAGCACTTCGGGGCGCGGCTGTTCGACAGGTCGTCCCGGGCGGTGCGGCTGACGCCGTTCGGGCGGGACATGCTGCCGTCGGCCCGGCGCCTGGTCGACCTCGCCGACGCCATGGCCGACGACGCCGAGCGGGCCCGGTTGCGCCCGCTGCGGGTCGCCGTACCCGAGATCTGCCCGCCGCCCCGCCTCGCCGCGCTGGTGGTCGCGGCGCGGCGGCAGCGGATCCACCTGGAGGTACGGCCGGCCGGTCCGCAGGAGCGCGAACGGCTCTGCCGGACCCTGGAGGTCGGCGCCGGCATCGTCGCGGTTCCGGAGGCGGCGGCGACCTGGCGGGTACCGCTCGGGTTGGCCGCGCGGACCCCCATTCCGGCGCCGACGGTGTTCCTGGAGACGCTGCGCAGCGGCCGGGCCCGCACGCAGGCACGTCGGCGGATCCTGATCCAACCCGAGGACGACGTCGCGCACCTGCGGGACCCGCTGACCCGTGCCGGGCAGTCGGCCGGGCTGGCGCCGTCTCAGGTGACGGTCGCGCCGTCGCTGGTCGACGCCGCGGCGGCGGCCCTCGGCTCCCCCGACCTGCTGCTCTGCTCCCGTCAGCAGGCCGAGGACTTCGCGTTGCACTGGCGTCCGCTCGCCGACCCGTGGCTGCTGCGGGGCTACGACGTCGCGGCCGGCGTGCGCGAGGACCTCGACCAGCTGCGCTCAGTCCTGTACGCGGACATCGCACACTGCCTGGGCGCCGCCGACCACCCGTCGCCCACCGAGGGTTCCCCACCGGGCAGCCCGTCGACCGGAGATCCGACATGA
- a CDS encoding CPBP family intramembrane glutamic endopeptidase produces MTTMNAPNSLLTPAEPRNGPSVPTGVEYHRVLAGEERRIGRGILAIILLLAGIVIFPNVVGRATALIDVRMGNTPPIVGGTDYTPLYHASTMLSLGLLIPWSMLIQRWLYGVPGASLHSVTSRFRFDLLGRSLLIFGPAWLVVNAVGALTPVEEFPWSQTDLVAIFLATMLLTPLQSAGEEYGVRGLIFRVIGSWTRSPRAGLVAGVLVSSVLFTAVHGATDPYIIVWYFVLWTGLAVITWRTGGLEIPVMLHAVLNTFSLVLAVTLRVDLGSALQDRSAGVGTPYQLVPAFAVVVITATIWWRTRKTGPALTAGRSTTPRHTR; encoded by the coding sequence ATGACCACCATGAACGCGCCGAACTCGCTACTCACCCCGGCCGAGCCTCGCAACGGGCCGTCAGTCCCCACCGGAGTGGAGTACCACCGGGTGCTCGCCGGCGAAGAACGCCGGATCGGCCGCGGCATTCTCGCCATCATCCTCCTACTGGCAGGGATCGTCATTTTCCCGAACGTCGTCGGCAGGGCGACTGCGCTCATCGACGTACGGATGGGCAACACCCCGCCAATCGTGGGCGGCACCGACTACACGCCGCTGTACCACGCCAGCACGATGCTCTCCCTCGGCCTGCTCATTCCCTGGAGCATGCTCATCCAGCGGTGGCTCTACGGCGTACCCGGTGCGTCGCTGCACTCCGTGACGTCGCGGTTCCGCTTCGACCTGCTCGGCAGGTCGCTGCTCATCTTCGGTCCCGCCTGGCTGGTGGTCAACGCCGTCGGAGCCCTCACACCCGTCGAGGAGTTCCCCTGGTCGCAGACCGACCTCGTCGCCATCTTCCTCGCCACGATGCTCCTCACCCCGCTGCAGTCGGCTGGCGAGGAATACGGCGTCCGTGGCCTGATCTTCCGCGTGATCGGAAGCTGGACCCGCAGCCCACGGGCGGGACTGGTCGCCGGGGTGCTGGTCTCGAGCGTGCTGTTCACGGCCGTACACGGCGCGACGGATCCGTACATCATCGTCTGGTACTTCGTGCTCTGGACCGGACTGGCCGTCATCACCTGGCGCACCGGCGGGCTCGAGATCCCCGTCATGCTGCACGCCGTACTCAACACGTTCTCCCTCGTCCTGGCCGTCACCCTGCGGGTGGACCTCGGTAGCGCACTGCAGGACCGCTCAGCCGGAGTCGGCACGCCGTATCAGCTCGTCCCCGCCTTTGCGGTCGTCGTCATCACCGCCACCATCTGGTGGCGTACCCGAAAGACAGGACCAGCACTTACCGCGGGCCGCAGTACGACGCCACGCCACACGCGGTAG
- a CDS encoding CPBP family intramembrane glutamic endopeptidase, whose translation MSTPRSDGSWTTTDRPGPAEPGPGPRTPEHPAVDSSRPFGAHLRMAWWKPLVVLAAPPLVMLVLQVLSWQLVGVIEGSDDPMSPTMTPLKSLGINLSIGASGVVAVLLLARLARVPWRSLISSPRAFDARRLGTYLVAAALLVSAGLGVVALVAPDSTPWVGFGVSGTTVALLVVTVLTTPLQSAGEELWWRSAVLPATASWVRAVRPALAVGLVVSSLGFAVLHGSTDPWLFGYYAFIGLCTGLMAIISRGIEAPVAFHVANNVLFGIVNTVLADGEPYAIDRSTDSGDASLLILAAVNIAMVALVWLRERRARAVGVG comes from the coding sequence ATGAGTACGCCACGATCCGACGGATCCTGGACGACGACGGATCGTCCCGGCCCTGCCGAACCCGGCCCGGGACCACGGACACCGGAGCATCCGGCCGTCGACAGTTCCCGCCCGTTCGGCGCCCACCTGCGCATGGCCTGGTGGAAACCGCTCGTGGTCCTCGCCGCGCCGCCGCTGGTGATGCTGGTCCTCCAGGTGCTGTCCTGGCAGCTCGTGGGCGTCATCGAGGGCAGCGACGACCCGATGTCCCCCACCATGACACCGTTGAAGTCCCTGGGCATCAACCTCAGCATCGGCGCGTCGGGCGTCGTGGCGGTCCTGCTCCTGGCGCGGCTCGCCCGGGTGCCGTGGCGGAGCCTGATCAGCTCACCCCGCGCCTTCGACGCCCGCCGCCTGGGAACCTACCTGGTCGCCGCGGCGCTGCTGGTGAGTGCCGGGCTCGGTGTCGTGGCGCTTGTCGCACCGGACTCGACGCCCTGGGTCGGCTTCGGTGTCAGCGGCACGACCGTCGCCCTGCTGGTGGTCACCGTGCTGACCACGCCGCTGCAGTCCGCCGGCGAGGAGCTGTGGTGGCGCAGCGCCGTGCTGCCCGCCACCGCGTCGTGGGTGCGCGCGGTCCGGCCCGCCCTGGCCGTCGGGCTCGTCGTGTCCAGCCTCGGCTTCGCCGTGCTCCACGGCTCGACCGACCCCTGGCTGTTCGGCTACTACGCCTTCATCGGCCTCTGCACCGGCCTGATGGCGATCATCAGCCGCGGCATCGAGGCGCCGGTCGCCTTCCACGTCGCCAACAACGTCCTGTTCGGGATCGTCAACACGGTGCTGGCGGACGGTGAGCCCTACGCGATCGACCGGTCCACCGACTCCGGTGACGCGTCGCTGCTGATCCTCGCGGCCGTCAACATCGCCATGGTGGCGCTGGTCTGGTTGCGCGAGCGGCGGGCCCGCGCCGTCGGCGTCGGCTAA
- a CDS encoding TetR/AcrR family transcriptional regulator produces MADTDSGSERPAPRKRADARRNERALLDAAAAAFVASGVDVPVRDIAVRAGVGVGTIYRHFPTRADLIVAVYRHQIEACADAAPALLADSDTPHAALARWIDLFVDFLVTKHGLAAALQSDDAAFQTLHAYFLDRLVPVCDHLLDAAVAADEIRPDLDAYGLLRGVGNLCIGAGNDPRYDARRLVDLLVTGLRVR; encoded by the coding sequence GTGGCCGACACCGACAGCGGCTCGGAGCGACCGGCCCCGCGCAAGCGGGCCGACGCCCGGCGCAACGAGAGGGCCCTGCTCGACGCTGCGGCCGCGGCGTTCGTCGCCTCCGGCGTCGACGTCCCCGTGCGGGACATCGCCGTCAGGGCGGGCGTCGGCGTGGGCACGATCTACCGCCACTTCCCCACCCGGGCCGACCTCATCGTCGCCGTCTACCGGCACCAGATCGAGGCGTGCGCCGACGCGGCACCGGCGTTGCTGGCCGACAGCGACACACCGCACGCGGCCCTGGCCCGGTGGATCGACCTGTTCGTCGACTTCCTGGTCACCAAGCACGGCCTCGCCGCAGCGCTACAGTCCGACGACGCCGCCTTCCAGACCCTGCACGCCTACTTCCTCGACCGGCTGGTCCCGGTCTGCGACCACCTCCTGGACGCCGCCGTCGCCGCCGACGAGATCCGCCCCGACCTGGACGCCTACGGCCTGCTGCGCGGCGTCGGCAATCTCTGCATCGGCGCGGGCAACGACCCCCGCTACGACGCACGACGCCTGGTCGACCTCCTCGTCACCGGACTTCGCGTCCGCTAG
- a CDS encoding VOC family protein, with protein MANVWSGVTIDCLDPERVARFWSALLGREFGPSQEGWVYLGERGEPQPRLVFQPVAEPRTGKVRIHLDISVDDIDEAMAAVIDLGGRFTGERHDYEEGVVVVMADPEDHEFCLVEYYG; from the coding sequence ATGGCGAACGTCTGGTCCGGTGTCACGATCGACTGCCTCGACCCCGAGCGGGTGGCCCGATTCTGGAGCGCCCTGCTCGGTCGCGAGTTCGGCCCGTCGCAGGAGGGCTGGGTCTACCTCGGCGAGCGAGGTGAGCCGCAGCCGCGGCTGGTGTTCCAGCCGGTGGCTGAGCCCCGAACAGGCAAGGTGCGGATCCACCTCGACATCTCCGTCGACGACATCGACGAGGCCATGGCGGCGGTCATCGATCTCGGTGGCCGGTTCACCGGTGAGCGGCACGACTACGAGGAGGGTGTGGTCGTCGTCATGGCCGACCCTGAGGATCACGAGTTCTGCCTGGTCGAGTACTACGGCTGA
- a CDS encoding nuclear transport factor 2 family protein, producing the protein MARRPGPLQHPSETPRKRTSAMNVRETAQQAFKNHLEYLSSGRIEEWVDLFTEDGVLEFPYGPAGFPQKVAGKQALFDYMRNFPEHFEVEFVDLHFHETVDPTLVIAEFKSVGQAVGTGKPYNQTYISVVETVEGKISRYVDFWNPLVAAEALNVASDASMYAAFDAK; encoded by the coding sequence CTGGCCCGCCGACCCGGACCCCTTCAGCACCCATCGGAAACACCAAGGAAGAGGACAAGCGCCATGAACGTTCGCGAAACCGCCCAGCAAGCCTTCAAGAACCACCTGGAGTACCTGTCGTCCGGGCGGATCGAGGAGTGGGTGGACCTGTTCACCGAGGACGGCGTCCTGGAGTTCCCGTACGGTCCGGCCGGCTTCCCGCAGAAGGTCGCAGGCAAGCAGGCCCTGTTCGACTACATGCGGAACTTCCCCGAGCACTTCGAGGTGGAGTTCGTCGACCTGCACTTCCACGAGACCGTCGACCCCACCCTGGTCATCGCCGAGTTCAAGTCCGTGGGCCAGGCGGTGGGCACCGGCAAGCCGTACAACCAGACCTACATCTCCGTCGTGGAGACGGTGGAGGGAAAGATCAGCCGCTACGTCGACTTCTGGAACCCGCTGGTCGCAGCCGAAGCACTCAACGTGGCGAGCGACGCCAGCATGTACGCGGCGTTCGACGCCAAGTAA
- the bla gene encoding class A beta-lactamase, translating into MAFAAHRLVATVALVSLTACSPADAAEQPTRDSAPASTAPAAADREHEFRQLEERFDARLGVYAIDTGTGRTVQYRADDRFAYASTFKALAAAEVLDETTDAELDRVVRYSADDLVTYSPITGRHVDEGMTLRAIADAAVRYSDNTAGNLMLRQLGGPQKFEKELREVGDKVTDPARWETALNEARPGDRRDTSTPRAMAGSLRAYAVGDALEPADRDILTGWLRGNTTGGELIRAGVPDGWVVGDKTGAGGYGTRNDIAVIWPPDRVPIVLAVLSSRDEKDADYDNALIAEATKVALAGW; encoded by the coding sequence ATGGCTTTTGCGGCACACCGTCTGGTGGCCACGGTGGCACTGGTGTCCCTGACCGCCTGCAGTCCCGCCGATGCCGCCGAACAGCCGACGCGGGACAGCGCACCGGCGTCGACCGCACCCGCCGCCGCCGACCGGGAGCACGAGTTCCGGCAGCTGGAGGAGAGGTTCGACGCCCGGCTGGGGGTCTACGCGATCGACACCGGCACCGGCCGGACCGTGCAGTACCGGGCCGACGACCGGTTCGCGTACGCCTCGACCTTCAAGGCGCTGGCCGCCGCCGAGGTCCTCGACGAGACCACGGACGCCGAGTTGGACCGGGTGGTGCGGTACTCGGCGGACGACCTGGTGACCTACTCGCCGATCACCGGGCGGCACGTCGACGAGGGCATGACGCTGCGCGCGATCGCCGACGCGGCCGTGCGCTACAGCGACAACACCGCCGGCAACCTGATGCTGCGGCAGCTCGGCGGACCGCAGAAGTTCGAGAAGGAACTGCGCGAGGTCGGCGACAAGGTCACCGACCCGGCGCGCTGGGAGACCGCGCTCAACGAGGCCCGGCCCGGCGACCGGCGGGACACCAGCACCCCGCGGGCCATGGCCGGATCGCTGCGGGCGTACGCCGTCGGTGACGCCCTCGAACCCGCGGACCGCGACATCCTCACCGGTTGGCTGCGAGGCAACACCACCGGCGGCGAGCTGATCCGCGCCGGCGTTCCCGACGGCTGGGTCGTCGGGGACAAGACCGGTGCCGGCGGCTACGGCACCCGTAACGACATCGCGGTGATCTGGCCGCCGGACCGGGTGCCGATCGTCCTCGCGGTGCTCTCCAGCCGCGACGAGAAGGACGCCGACTACGACAACGCCCTCATCGCCGAGGCGACGAAGGTGGCGCTGGCCGGCTGGTGA
- a CDS encoding Type 1 glutamine amidotransferase-like domain-containing protein, which produces MKLLLTSAGVQNPSIRDALVELLGKPIAESSALCIPTACHPMGGPASAWRFITGQSPLPMCGLGWKSLGVLELTALPSIGEERWVPWVREADVMLVAGGDATYLCHWMRQSGLADLLPSLRDTVWVGLSAGSMVLTPRIGADFVEWQSAPDDRTLGFVDFSIFPHLGLEPDNTMAGAEKWVAEIAGPAYAIDDQTAIKVTDGAVEVVSEGHWRRFPS; this is translated from the coding sequence GTGAAGCTTCTTCTCACATCCGCGGGCGTCCAGAACCCGAGCATCCGCGATGCGCTGGTCGAGCTGCTGGGCAAGCCGATCGCGGAGTCCAGTGCCCTCTGCATCCCCACGGCCTGCCATCCCATGGGCGGGCCGGCCTCGGCCTGGCGCTTCATCACGGGTCAGTCGCCGCTACCCATGTGCGGCCTGGGCTGGAAGTCGCTGGGCGTCCTCGAGTTGACGGCGCTGCCCAGCATCGGCGAGGAGCGGTGGGTCCCCTGGGTCCGGGAGGCGGACGTCATGCTCGTGGCCGGCGGTGATGCGACGTACCTGTGCCACTGGATGCGGCAGTCCGGGTTGGCGGACCTCCTGCCCTCGCTGCGGGACACCGTCTGGGTGGGGTTGAGCGCGGGGAGCATGGTGCTGACCCCACGCATCGGTGCGGACTTCGTGGAGTGGCAGTCCGCGCCCGACGACCGCACCCTGGGGTTCGTCGACTTCTCGATCTTCCCGCACCTGGGTCTCGAGCCGGACAACACCATGGCCGGTGCCGAGAAATGGGTGGCCGAGATCGCGGGGCCGGCGTACGCGATCGACGACCAGACGGCCATCAAGGTGACCGACGGCGCTGTCGAGGTCGTCTCCGAGGGGCACTGGAGGCGGTTCCCCTCGTAG